One Lacunisphaera limnophila DNA window includes the following coding sequences:
- a CDS encoding zinc metallopeptidase codes for MMIMIVLIAVPMLFGFYAQMRVSSAYNRNVQILSRGRITGREAAAAVMQSAGIRDVEIVQVPGQLTDHYDPSNKRLALSEQNYHGTSLAALGVAAHEAGHAIQHKVGYSMMKLRQTLVPATQISSGASQLLIIIGIVLGAQGLGGMFLMLGAAALAVICLFQLVTLPVEFDASNRAKAQLVNLGILDRDEMPGVNQTLDAAALTYVAAFVASLGSLLHIVLILMGSRRDE; via the coding sequence ATGATGATCATGATTGTCCTCATCGCTGTGCCCATGCTGTTCGGCTTCTACGCCCAGATGCGCGTGTCGAGCGCCTATAACCGCAATGTGCAGATCCTGTCGCGTGGCCGCATCACTGGCCGCGAGGCCGCCGCGGCGGTCATGCAGAGCGCTGGCATCCGTGACGTCGAGATCGTGCAGGTGCCCGGCCAGCTGACCGACCACTACGACCCCAGCAACAAGCGCCTGGCGCTCTCGGAACAGAATTATCACGGCACCAGCCTCGCTGCCCTCGGCGTCGCCGCCCACGAGGCCGGCCATGCCATCCAGCACAAGGTGGGCTACTCGATGATGAAGCTCCGCCAGACGCTGGTGCCAGCGACGCAGATTTCGTCGGGCGCCTCGCAGCTGCTCATCATCATTGGCATCGTGCTCGGCGCGCAGGGCCTTGGCGGGATGTTTCTGATGCTCGGCGCCGCCGCGCTGGCCGTCATCTGTCTCTTCCAGCTGGTCACCCTGCCGGTGGAGTTCGATGCCAGCAACCGGGCGAAGGCGCAGCTCGTGAACCTGGGCATCCTTGATCGCGACGAGATGCCGGGCGTGAACCAGACGCTGGACGCCGCCGCACTGACCTACGTCGCCGCCTTCGTGGCCTCGCTGGGCAGCTTGCTGCACATCGTGCTCATCCTGATGGGCTCGCGCCGCGACGAGTGA
- the rbfA gene encoding 30S ribosome-binding factor RbfA has protein sequence MSNRLLRVNELLQRETSAFLRKRYTSEAVGITITSVEITGDLREAKVYYSVLGDDTVAEKTGKWLRGRRDEIREMLAKNVIIRHVPLLTFVHDNHAPRTLRVETLLGEIDRETPKP, from the coding sequence ATGTCCAACCGCCTCCTCCGCGTCAACGAGCTCCTGCAGCGCGAGACCAGCGCGTTCCTGCGCAAGCGCTACACGAGCGAGGCGGTCGGCATCACCATCACCAGCGTGGAGATCACGGGCGACCTGCGCGAAGCCAAGGTCTACTATTCCGTCCTCGGCGACGACACGGTGGCGGAAAAGACCGGGAAGTGGCTCCGCGGCCGCCGCGACGAGATCCGCGAGATGCTGGCGAAGAACGTCATCATCCGCCACGTCCCGCTGCTGACCTTCGTGCACGACAACCACGCCCCGCGCACGCTGCGGGTGGAGACGCTGCTCGGCGAGATCGACCGGGAGACACCCAAGCCATGA
- a CDS encoding DHH family phosphoesterase, which yields MMHYPRFAARFAVLVSELRGKQVTVIGHQRPDADCIGSQVALCRVLRAHGVEAVCMNPDKVPRRIKFLVGDTPFYGRDELSPEGRVAIFTDCADHGRAGEKVRTMYSAPIACVDHHISNQGFARFDFVDTASAAAAEVLTGLFLDADLPIDRVTAQALYTGMMTDTGQFRFPSTSERVFRLSAELVARGADPALAGAELYERESLGKLKLLQHFIGSLRLECGGRVCLGVLPQGIFASSGATEEDTEGLVDYARSIDGVEIGVLIEERPGTVKASLRGKLSVYRMDTIAAQFNGGGHANAAGLNWPGTLPDFYPALLAAITQRLNEVDAALA from the coding sequence ATGATGCACTACCCGCGCTTCGCCGCCCGCTTCGCCGTGCTGGTCTCCGAGCTGCGCGGCAAGCAGGTCACCGTCATCGGCCACCAGCGGCCCGACGCCGACTGCATCGGCTCGCAGGTCGCCCTGTGCCGCGTGCTCCGCGCCCACGGCGTGGAGGCTGTGTGCATGAACCCCGACAAGGTGCCGCGGCGCATCAAGTTCCTGGTCGGCGACACCCCGTTTTACGGCCGTGACGAGCTTTCGCCGGAGGGCCGGGTCGCGATCTTCACCGACTGTGCCGACCATGGCCGGGCCGGGGAGAAGGTCCGCACGATGTACTCGGCGCCGATCGCCTGCGTCGACCACCACATCTCCAACCAGGGTTTCGCCCGCTTCGACTTCGTGGACACCGCCTCGGCGGCCGCGGCGGAGGTGCTCACGGGCCTGTTCCTCGACGCCGACCTCCCGATCGACCGGGTGACGGCCCAGGCGCTGTACACGGGCATGATGACGGACACGGGCCAGTTCCGTTTTCCGTCGACCTCCGAGCGTGTCTTCCGGCTCAGCGCCGAGCTGGTCGCCCGCGGGGCCGATCCCGCGCTCGCGGGCGCGGAGCTGTATGAGCGCGAGTCGCTCGGCAAGCTGAAGCTCCTCCAGCATTTCATCGGCTCGCTCCGCCTGGAATGCGGCGGCCGGGTGTGCCTCGGCGTGCTGCCGCAGGGTATATTCGCCAGCAGCGGGGCCACCGAGGAGGACACCGAGGGTCTCGTGGACTATGCCCGGTCCATCGACGGGGTGGAGATCGGCGTGCTCATCGAGGAGCGCCCCGGCACCGTCAAGGCCAGCCTGCGCGGCAAGCTCAGCGTTTATCGCATGGACACCATCGCCGCCCAGTTCAACGGCGGCGGGCACGCCAACGCCGCCGGTCTCAACTGGCCCGGCACGCTCCCCGACTTTTATCCCGCCCTCCTCGCCGCCATCACCCAGCGCCTCAACGAGGTCGACGCCGCCCTCGCATGA
- a CDS encoding YkgJ family cysteine cluster protein, which translates to MTPAEQLCLACGLCCDGTLFHHVRLEPGDDAAKLKALGLPVRTSRGATPVTRFRQPCAALCADRSCRLYADRPGQCRSFECGVFQDVRAGRMEAGAALRLVKQARRQADDVRRLLRALGDTDEHHAMNERFRRTKRRLEAGGADPADMDTFAELSLAMHHLSLLTIDKFYTKAGAK; encoded by the coding sequence GTGACCCCCGCGGAACAACTTTGCCTGGCATGCGGCCTGTGCTGTGACGGCACACTCTTTCATCATGTGCGGCTGGAGCCGGGGGACGACGCGGCGAAATTGAAGGCGCTCGGGCTGCCGGTCCGGACCTCGCGCGGGGCGACCCCGGTCACACGTTTTCGCCAGCCCTGCGCGGCGCTGTGTGCGGATCGCAGCTGCCGGCTCTATGCGGACCGGCCCGGGCAATGCCGCAGTTTTGAGTGCGGCGTGTTCCAGGATGTGCGCGCCGGCCGGATGGAGGCCGGCGCCGCGTTGCGGCTCGTGAAGCAGGCGCGGCGGCAGGCGGACGACGTGCGTCGGCTCCTGCGGGCCTTGGGGGACACCGACGAGCACCACGCGATGAACGAGCGTTTTCGCCGCACCAAGCGGCGGCTGGAAGCGGGCGGGGCGGACCCCGCGGACATGGACACCTTCGCCGAGCTGAGCCTGGCGATGCACCACCTCAGTCTGCTGACAATCGACAAGTTTTACACCAAGGCCGGGGCCAAGTGA
- the truB gene encoding tRNA pseudouridine(55) synthase TruB, giving the protein MSLGPTKEMEGVLLVDKPKGLTSHDVVYRLRRKLGMKKIGHAGTLDPMATGVLVMLIGKATRISQYLMSVDKAYEGEATLGVVTDSQDAEGEMMETRPVPELTVAQVREVMKTFMGDQYQTPPMHSAIKIDGVPLYKLARKGEEVEREPRFIRVTAFDLLTFDLPKLTFDLHCTKGTYVRTIAHDLGNKLGCGAHLSALRRTASGQFTIKQCLPLEEIETMALPDIEKRLIPIYEAAPRVAL; this is encoded by the coding sequence ATGAGCCTCGGACCCACCAAGGAAATGGAGGGCGTGCTCCTCGTGGACAAGCCCAAGGGCCTGACCTCCCACGACGTGGTCTACCGGCTGCGCCGGAAGCTCGGCATGAAGAAGATCGGCCACGCCGGCACGCTCGACCCGATGGCCACGGGGGTGCTCGTCATGTTGATCGGCAAGGCCACCCGCATCTCGCAATACCTCATGAGCGTGGACAAGGCCTACGAGGGCGAGGCCACGCTCGGCGTGGTCACCGACTCGCAGGACGCCGAGGGCGAGATGATGGAGACGCGGCCCGTGCCGGAGCTCACCGTGGCGCAGGTGCGCGAGGTGATGAAGACCTTCATGGGCGACCAGTACCAGACGCCCCCGATGCACTCGGCCATCAAGATCGACGGCGTGCCGCTCTACAAGCTGGCGCGCAAGGGCGAGGAGGTGGAGCGCGAGCCGCGGTTCATCCGCGTGACGGCCTTCGACCTGCTGACCTTCGACCTGCCCAAGCTGACCTTTGACCTGCATTGCACCAAGGGCACCTACGTGCGGACGATTGCGCATGATCTGGGCAACAAGCTCGGCTGTGGCGCGCACCTCTCGGCGCTGAGGCGCACGGCCAGCGGCCAGTTCACGATCAAGCAATGCCTCCCCCTCGAGGAAATCGAGACCATGGCCCTGCCCGACATCGAAAAGCGGTTGATCCCGATCTACGAGGCGGCGCCGCGCGTCGCCCTGTGA
- the infB gene encoding translation initiation factor IF-2, with translation MSIRIHELAKKLSMDNKDLMSLLKERGYPAKSVSSTVDNITAEALEQEIAAKNPPPAPAAPEVHAAEPASTPATVLEPSKVKLPAGVFVKSAQDILREKEEAAKAAAAARAAASAALNPPPAPVAAVPAPAAKAPLAPPPVPAPRPFVSAPMAPRPAPAPLPVPAYRPPVAPAPMAKAPVAPPPMPMPSARPPMPPPAPVAKTAPVLPPTPGAAAAASSMTVTEEGGVKIIHLKPPIIVRDFAVALGLKPFKLISELMEMSIFASMNQSIDEAVATKLGEKHGFLLDIKHRGEAAAPVVTPEKAKINKEEKAREEDLKNLAPRPPVVCILGHVDHGKTSLLDAIRKANVAAGEAGGITQHIGAYQIEHNGRKVTFLDTPGHAAFTKMRARGASVTDIAVLVVAADDGFMPQTDEALQHAKDAAVAMMVAVNKMDVKGANLDRVKQQMQERQIAPEDWGGETVTVPVAAIKGQGITELLDMILLQADVLELKANPKTEASGVVIESQVDVGRGPLATIIVQRGTLRVGDAIVCGPHYAKVRAMYDDQGNTIKEAPPAMPVRVIGWSGSPDSGAKFVSAKNAREAEKLAEEASDLLKKTTISEDAVPKDNSLEALFANIAATQAKVLRVVLKSDVFGSLEAVKNVLEGIKSTKVSLSIVASDVGVISKNDVLMASTGKAVIIGFNTKQENGVTALAKHHGVTIENFSIIYELGDRLREMMADLLDPDLKENKLGGAEVRQVFPVAKGFVAGCLVTEGKINRGATARVRRGKESLYEGKVGTLRRFKDDANEVRAGLECGIRLDGFDGYQPGDRIECFEIQKVRASL, from the coding sequence ATGAGCATCCGCATTCACGAACTCGCGAAGAAGCTCAGCATGGACAACAAGGACCTCATGTCCTTGTTGAAGGAACGCGGCTATCCGGCCAAGAGCGTCTCCAGCACCGTGGACAACATCACGGCCGAGGCGCTGGAGCAGGAGATCGCCGCCAAGAACCCGCCGCCGGCCCCCGCCGCCCCCGAGGTTCATGCCGCCGAGCCCGCCTCGACCCCGGCCACCGTGCTCGAACCGTCCAAGGTAAAATTGCCCGCCGGCGTGTTCGTGAAGTCGGCGCAGGACATTCTCCGCGAGAAGGAAGAGGCCGCCAAGGCTGCCGCCGCCGCGCGCGCTGCCGCCAGCGCCGCGTTGAACCCGCCGCCGGCCCCGGTCGCCGCCGTGCCGGCCCCCGCCGCCAAGGCGCCGCTGGCGCCGCCCCCCGTGCCGGCTCCGCGTCCCTTCGTTTCCGCCCCGATGGCCCCGCGGCCCGCCCCGGCGCCGCTGCCCGTGCCTGCCTACCGCCCGCCGGTGGCGCCCGCCCCCATGGCCAAGGCCCCGGTCGCCCCGCCGCCGATGCCCATGCCTTCGGCCCGCCCGCCGATGCCGCCGCCGGCGCCCGTCGCCAAGACCGCCCCGGTGCTCCCGCCCACGCCGGGCGCCGCGGCCGCCGCGAGTTCGATGACCGTCACCGAGGAGGGCGGCGTCAAAATCATCCATCTCAAGCCGCCGATCATCGTGCGCGACTTCGCCGTCGCGCTCGGCCTCAAGCCGTTCAAGCTGATCTCCGAGCTCATGGAGATGAGCATTTTCGCGTCGATGAACCAGTCCATCGACGAGGCTGTGGCCACCAAGCTCGGCGAGAAGCACGGCTTCCTGCTCGACATCAAGCATCGCGGCGAGGCCGCCGCGCCCGTCGTCACGCCCGAGAAGGCCAAGATCAACAAGGAGGAGAAGGCCCGCGAGGAAGACCTCAAGAACCTCGCCCCGCGTCCCCCCGTGGTCTGCATCCTCGGTCACGTCGACCACGGCAAGACCTCCCTCCTCGACGCCATCCGCAAGGCCAACGTCGCCGCCGGCGAGGCCGGTGGCATCACGCAGCACATCGGCGCTTACCAGATCGAGCACAACGGCCGCAAGGTCACCTTCCTCGACACCCCCGGTCACGCCGCCTTCACCAAGATGCGCGCCCGCGGCGCCTCCGTCACCGACATCGCGGTCCTCGTGGTCGCGGCCGACGATGGTTTCATGCCGCAGACCGACGAGGCCCTGCAGCATGCCAAGGACGCCGCCGTCGCGATGATGGTTGCCGTCAACAAGATGGACGTGAAGGGCGCCAATCTCGACCGCGTGAAGCAGCAGATGCAGGAGCGCCAGATCGCGCCCGAGGACTGGGGCGGCGAGACCGTCACCGTCCCTGTCGCCGCCATCAAGGGCCAGGGTATCACCGAATTGCTCGACATGATCCTCCTCCAGGCCGACGTGCTGGAGCTGAAGGCCAACCCGAAGACGGAGGCCAGCGGCGTGGTCATTGAGTCCCAGGTGGACGTGGGCCGCGGCCCGCTCGCCACCATCATCGTGCAGCGCGGCACCCTGCGCGTGGGCGACGCCATCGTGTGCGGTCCGCACTACGCCAAGGTCCGCGCCATGTACGACGACCAGGGCAACACCATCAAGGAAGCCCCGCCGGCCATGCCCGTGCGCGTCATCGGCTGGTCCGGTTCGCCGGATTCCGGCGCCAAGTTTGTCAGCGCCAAGAACGCCCGCGAGGCCGAGAAACTCGCCGAGGAGGCCTCCGACTTGCTGAAGAAGACCACGATCAGCGAGGACGCCGTGCCGAAGGACAATTCCCTCGAGGCCCTCTTCGCCAACATCGCGGCCACCCAGGCCAAGGTCCTGCGCGTCGTGCTCAAATCCGACGTCTTCGGCTCGCTCGAGGCCGTGAAGAACGTGCTCGAGGGCATCAAGAGCACCAAGGTCTCGCTCAGCATCGTCGCGTCCGACGTCGGCGTGATCAGCAAGAACGACGTGCTGATGGCCAGCACCGGCAAGGCCGTCATCATCGGCTTCAACACGAAGCAGGAAAACGGCGTGACCGCGCTCGCGAAGCACCACGGCGTGACCATCGAGAATTTCTCAATCATCTACGAGCTGGGCGACCGCCTGCGCGAGATGATGGCCGACCTGCTCGACCCCGATCTCAAGGAGAACAAGCTGGGCGGCGCCGAGGTGCGCCAGGTGTTCCCCGTGGCCAAGGGCTTCGTCGCCGGCTGTCTCGTCACCGAGGGCAAGATCAACCGCGGCGCCACCGCCCGCGTCCGCCGCGGCAAGGAGTCCCTCTACGAGGGCAAGGTCGGTACCCTCCGCCGGTTCAAGGACGACGCGAACGAGGTTCGCGCCGGTCTCGAGTGCGGCATCCGGCTCGACGGCTTCGACGGCTACCAGCCGGGCGATCGCATCGAGTGCTTCGAAATCCAGAAGGTCCGGGCCTCGCTCTGA
- a CDS encoding VanZ family protein: MPASRFQLQSARVLPFLLAGTITWSSGYPAAVPDMGWLEPDKLGHFAAYGALATAILRHPALIRWPLLGLWWALPLASLYGLGDEFRQSLNVYRSYDLADWAADTVGAAVAVTLYLRWPAYRRLLETPILKARKKAQATEVLATKRTEGAKAEQS, encoded by the coding sequence ATGCCGGCATCCCGCTTTCAGCTCCAATCCGCCCGGGTCCTGCCCTTCCTGCTGGCCGGTACGATCACGTGGTCCTCAGGGTATCCGGCGGCCGTGCCCGATATGGGCTGGTTGGAGCCCGACAAGCTCGGGCATTTCGCGGCCTACGGGGCGCTGGCCACGGCCATCCTGCGGCATCCGGCGTTGATCCGCTGGCCGTTGCTGGGCCTGTGGTGGGCGCTGCCGCTGGCCTCGCTCTACGGGTTGGGGGATGAGTTCCGGCAGAGCCTGAATGTCTATCGGAGCTACGACCTGGCCGACTGGGCGGCGGATACGGTCGGGGCCGCCGTGGCGGTCACGCTCTATCTCCGCTGGCCGGCGTATCGGCGGTTGCTGGAGACGCCGATACTCAAGGCCCGCAAGAAGGCCCAAGCGACAGAGGTTTTAGCCACAAAGCGCACAGAAGGCGCAAAAGCGGAGCAGTCCTGA
- a CDS encoding lysophospholipid acyltransferase family protein has product MLAAVLRVWARTLRFEADAGTVERLSKSDVPLAVVLWHNRLFLSAEIFRRYRTRRAVYGLVSASKDGAWLAAFYRLIGIVPVRGSSSNFGREAGRALIEVMRQGHDIGITPDGPRGPMYTVEPGVLVVTRRNQAPMMLIGAEFTRSWRLKSWDRFYIPAPFSRIKMRSAVLPALTEAGEKLSADDVRAALLAINPDPAD; this is encoded by the coding sequence GTGCTGGCCGCCGTGCTGCGGGTCTGGGCCCGCACCCTCCGCTTCGAGGCCGATGCCGGGACGGTGGAGCGGCTGAGCAAGTCCGATGTGCCGCTGGCGGTCGTGCTATGGCACAACCGGTTGTTTCTTTCCGCCGAGATCTTCCGGCGTTATCGCACGCGCCGGGCGGTGTATGGCTTGGTCAGCGCGAGCAAGGACGGCGCCTGGCTGGCGGCGTTCTACCGGCTCATCGGCATCGTGCCGGTGCGGGGCTCGAGCAGCAATTTCGGCCGCGAGGCCGGGCGGGCGCTGATCGAGGTGATGCGCCAGGGGCATGACATCGGCATCACGCCCGACGGCCCGCGCGGGCCGATGTACACGGTCGAGCCGGGCGTGCTGGTGGTGACGCGCCGCAACCAGGCCCCGATGATGCTCATCGGTGCGGAGTTCACCCGTTCGTGGCGGCTGAAGAGCTGGGACCGATTCTACATCCCGGCGCCGTTTTCCCGGATCAAGATGCGCAGCGCGGTGCTGCCGGCCCTGACGGAGGCGGGGGAGAAGCTCTCGGCCGACGACGTGCGCGCAGCGCTGCTGGCGATCAATCCGGATCCGGCGGATTGA
- the ribF gene encoding riboflavin biosynthesis protein RibF — protein MSGLRQIDGLERADLPAQPLHLAVGMFDGVHLGHQSVIEAAIHSARRSGGLAGVLTFAPHPSVLLRPANPTPLLLPPAAKRAVLARLGVDVLIEQNFNAAYAALAAEDFVPHLQRHLPHLAALYVGENWRFGRGRTGDVALLVAAATRAGLSVTSAPRLNHNGAPISSSRIRELLVAGDIAGVNALLGYTYFSEGVVQPGRQLGRTLGFPTLNLAWQPGLPPRHGVYAVEVTTGPGKALQGVANYGLRPTVGQDTSPLLEVHLLEESTLGYGASLTVHWLHFLRPESKFGSLEALQRQIETDRQTALDYFARRSAG, from the coding sequence GTGAGCGGTCTCCGGCAGATCGACGGCTTGGAACGGGCGGACCTGCCCGCCCAGCCCCTGCACCTGGCGGTCGGCATGTTCGACGGGGTCCACCTCGGGCACCAGTCGGTGATCGAGGCCGCGATCCACTCCGCCAGGCGGAGCGGGGGACTGGCCGGCGTGCTGACCTTTGCGCCGCACCCGAGCGTGTTGTTGCGGCCCGCGAATCCGACCCCCCTGCTGCTGCCGCCGGCGGCCAAGCGCGCCGTGCTGGCCCGGCTCGGCGTGGACGTGCTTATCGAGCAGAATTTCAACGCCGCGTATGCCGCGCTCGCGGCGGAGGATTTTGTGCCGCACCTGCAGCGCCACCTGCCGCACCTGGCGGCCCTTTATGTCGGCGAAAACTGGCGCTTCGGCCGCGGCCGCACGGGGGATGTTGCCCTGCTGGTGGCGGCGGCGACGCGGGCCGGGTTGTCGGTCACCAGCGCCCCGCGCCTGAACCACAACGGCGCCCCCATCAGCAGTTCGCGGATCCGGGAGCTGCTCGTGGCTGGCGACATCGCCGGGGTCAACGCCCTGCTGGGGTACACCTATTTCAGCGAAGGCGTGGTGCAGCCGGGCCGGCAGTTGGGCCGGACCCTTGGGTTTCCGACCCTCAATCTGGCCTGGCAACCCGGTTTGCCGCCCCGCCACGGGGTCTATGCGGTCGAGGTCACCACCGGGCCAGGGAAGGCCCTCCAGGGCGTCGCCAACTACGGCCTGCGGCCGACGGTGGGGCAGGACACCTCGCCCCTTTTGGAAGTGCACCTGCTGGAGGAGTCCACGCTGGGTTATGGGGCCTCGCTCACCGTGCATTGGCTTCATTTCCTTCGTCCCGAGAGCAAGTTCGGCAGTCTGGAGGCCCTGCAGCGCCAGATTGAAACGGACCGGCAAACGGCCTTGGATTATTTCGCCCGCCGGAGCGCCGGGTAA
- the nusA gene encoding transcription termination factor NusA — protein sequence MSSEILSVLEYMEKEKGIPRADMISTIVNAIKTAALKGVNSGQELKIEINPKNGQMKAWSMLKVVDSVSDPKLEIHVEKAQVFKAGAVNGDIIEKEIDPSYLGRIAAQTARQAIMQRLRAFEKERIYDDFKDSVGDIVSGTVRRRERNDLFIDLGKAEAVMPGKEQVPGEEYAPGERIRCILLEIENSSRGPEIILSRASPKFVRRLFELEVTEIADGTVKIEAFAREPGYRTKIAVTSADPKVDPVGACVGARGARVKSIVRELGGEKIDIIPYHADTKEMLIEALKPAVPREILLDEKNKRILVRVVNDDLAVAIGRKGQNARLTSRLVGWRLDIEEFKVVTADPRAQAIALLTGTYGFEAALAERLVANGINSPAAFEGVEASDLADAGFSPEEAAGIIAKVSGN from the coding sequence ATGAGCAGCGAAATCCTGTCCGTCCTCGAATACATGGAGAAGGAGAAGGGCATTCCCCGTGCCGATATGATCTCCACGATCGTCAACGCGATCAAGACGGCCGCCCTGAAGGGCGTCAATTCCGGCCAGGAACTCAAGATTGAGATCAACCCCAAGAACGGCCAGATGAAGGCTTGGTCGATGCTCAAGGTCGTGGACTCCGTGTCCGACCCGAAGCTCGAGATCCACGTCGAGAAGGCCCAGGTGTTCAAGGCCGGGGCCGTGAACGGCGACATCATCGAGAAGGAAATCGACCCGTCCTACCTCGGGCGCATCGCCGCGCAGACCGCCCGCCAGGCGATCATGCAGCGCCTGCGCGCCTTTGAGAAGGAGCGCATCTACGACGACTTCAAGGACTCCGTGGGCGACATCGTGAGCGGCACCGTGCGCCGCCGCGAGCGCAACGACCTCTTCATCGACCTCGGCAAGGCCGAGGCCGTCATGCCGGGCAAGGAACAGGTCCCCGGCGAGGAATACGCCCCCGGCGAGCGCATCCGCTGCATCCTCCTCGAGATCGAGAACAGCAGCCGCGGCCCCGAGATCATCCTCAGCCGCGCCAGCCCCAAGTTTGTCCGCCGCCTCTTCGAGCTCGAGGTCACCGAGATCGCCGACGGCACCGTCAAGATCGAGGCCTTCGCGCGCGAGCCCGGTTACCGCACCAAGATCGCCGTCACCAGCGCCGACCCGAAGGTCGACCCGGTCGGCGCCTGCGTCGGCGCCCGCGGCGCCCGCGTCAAGAGCATCGTCCGCGAGCTCGGCGGCGAGAAGATCGACATCATCCCGTACCACGCCGACACGAAGGAAATGCTCATCGAGGCGCTCAAGCCGGCCGTGCCGCGCGAGATCCTGCTCGACGAAAAGAACAAGCGCATCCTCGTCCGCGTGGTGAACGACGACCTCGCCGTCGCCATCGGTCGCAAGGGCCAGAACGCCCGCCTGACCTCCCGCCTCGTGGGCTGGCGCCTCGACATCGAGGAATTCAAGGTCGTCACCGCCGACCCGCGCGCGCAGGCCATCGCCCTGCTCACCGGCACCTACGGCTTTGAGGCCGCTCTGGCCGAGCGCCTGGTCGCAAACGGCATCAATTCCCCCGCCGCCTTCGAGGGCGTCGAGGCCTCCGACCTGGCCGACGCCGGGTTCTCCCCGGAAGAGGCCGCCGGCATCATCGCCAAGGTCTCGGGTAACTAA
- a CDS encoding DUF2851 family protein codes for MATISTQVHEMQGLYGPYTMAERVVQKIWLRQDFDTQGLRLTDGRSLAVVRPGAWNLRGGPDFLGASLLMERREVTGDIEVHFHASDWRAHGHATDRAYDRVVLHVVLFPPPENQAEARSHVGEPLPTLVLLPRLHRGLEEYASDDALENLTARDTAEKIAELSLLPPADLREMLLRRARDRWGQKMRFAGIRLSKLGWTEAAHHTALEILGYRHNRAAMLAVAGRHPLAEWGRGPDLAAIYREADAAWQTQAVRPANHPRRRLQQYAAWVAARPDWPNRLKALPSARVSVGPSTRPVRQQLELAALREWVRDEITGGVLGGSRLDNLVCDGLLPLVAAGTGKDQQDRWFQWYLGDAPGEVRRALGSLGLAGKGVGPQTHGWAQGLLGWIIERDARASG; via the coding sequence ATGGCCACGATCAGCACGCAGGTTCACGAGATGCAGGGTCTCTATGGCCCGTACACCATGGCGGAGCGCGTGGTGCAGAAAATCTGGCTGCGGCAGGATTTTGATACCCAGGGCCTGCGCCTGACGGATGGACGGTCCCTTGCGGTCGTGCGGCCGGGCGCCTGGAATCTGCGGGGAGGTCCGGACTTTCTGGGGGCCAGCCTGTTGATGGAGCGCCGGGAAGTCACCGGCGACATCGAAGTGCACTTCCACGCCAGCGACTGGCGGGCGCACGGCCACGCCACGGATCGCGCCTACGACCGGGTCGTGTTGCACGTCGTGTTGTTTCCTCCCCCCGAAAACCAGGCCGAGGCGCGGTCGCATGTTGGCGAGCCGTTGCCGACGCTCGTGCTGCTCCCGCGGCTGCACCGGGGGCTGGAGGAATACGCCTCGGATGATGCGCTGGAGAATCTCACGGCGCGCGATACCGCCGAGAAGATCGCGGAGCTGTCCCTGCTGCCGCCCGCGGATCTTCGGGAAATGTTGCTGCGCCGGGCCCGGGACCGGTGGGGGCAAAAGATGAGGTTTGCCGGGATCCGCCTGAGCAAACTCGGCTGGACCGAAGCGGCGCACCACACGGCGCTGGAGATTCTGGGTTACCGGCACAACCGGGCCGCGATGCTCGCGGTGGCCGGCCGGCACCCTTTGGCGGAGTGGGGCAGGGGACCCGACCTCGCCGCGATTTACCGGGAAGCGGATGCGGCCTGGCAGACCCAGGCGGTCCGGCCGGCCAATCATCCTCGCCGGCGCTTGCAGCAATATGCCGCCTGGGTCGCCGCCCGGCCCGACTGGCCCAATCGATTGAAAGCGTTGCCGTCGGCCCGGGTCAGCGTGGGGCCGTCCACCCGGCCGGTCCGGCAACAGCTGGAACTGGCCGCGCTCCGGGAGTGGGTCCGGGATGAAATCACGGGTGGGGTCCTCGGTGGCTCGCGCTTGGACAACCTCGTGTGCGACGGTCTTTTACCCTTGGTCGCCGCCGGGACCGGGAAGGATCAGCAGGACCGTTGGTTTCAGTGGTATTTGGGCGATGCGCCGGGGGAAGTCCGGCGGGCGCTCGGCTCCCTCGGGTTGGCGGGAAAGGGGGTGGGCCCACAGACCCATGGCTGGGCCCAAGGTTTGCTTGGTTGGATCATTGAGCGGGATGCTCGTGCAAGTGGCTGA
- a CDS encoding GIY-YIG nuclease family protein, with protein MNDFAYVYILESLSAQGGFYVGLTDDLSARLAKHNAGGVPHTAKQRPWRIKTAVAFRDRTKAAAFEKYLKSPSGRAFGKKRL; from the coding sequence ATGAACGATTTCGCCTACGTCTATATTCTCGAGTCCCTGTCCGCGCAGGGAGGATTCTATGTCGGTTTGACCGACGATTTGTCCGCCCGGTTAGCCAAGCATAATGCCGGTGGCGTCCCCCACACTGCTAAGCAAAGACCTTGGCGCATCAAAACGGCAGTGGCTTTCCGCGACCGCACCAAAGCCGCGGCATTTGAGAAATACCTCAAATCCCCCTCCGGCCGGGCGTTCGGCAAGAAACGACTCTAA